From a single Equus asinus isolate D_3611 breed Donkey chromosome 2, EquAss-T2T_v2, whole genome shotgun sequence genomic region:
- the NFATC4 gene encoding nuclear factor of activated T-cells, cytoplasmic 4 isoform X2 — protein MGAASCEDEELEFKLVFGEEKEAPPLGAGGSGEELDSEDAPPCCRLALGEPPPYGAAPIGIPRPPPPRPGMHSPPPRPAPSPGTWESQPARSVRLGGLGGGSGGAGGGRVLECPSIRITSISPTPEPPATLEDNPDAWVDGSPRDYPPPEGFGGYREAGGQGGGPFFSPSPGSSSLSSWSFFSDASDEAALYAACDEVESELNEAASRFGLGSPLPSPRASPRPWTPDDPWNLYGPSPGGRGPEDSWLLLSAPGPTPASPRPASPCGKRRYSSSGTPSSASPALSRRGSLGEEGPEPPPPPPLPLARDPGSPGPFDYVGAPPAESIPQKTRRTSSEQAVALPRSEEPAPCNGKLPSGAEEAAAPPGGPRKEVAGMDYLAVPSPLAWSKARIGGHSPIFRTSALPPLDWPLPSQYEQLELRIEVQPRAHHRAHYETEGSRGAVKAAPGGHPVVKVHRITGKMVATASYEAVVSGTKVLEMTLLPENNMAANIDCAGILKLRNSDIELRKGETDIGRKNTRVRLVFRVHVPQGSGKVVSVQTASVPIECSQRSAQELPQVEAYSPSACSVRGGEELVLTGSNFLPDSKVVFIERGPDGKLQWEEEATVNRLQSNEVTLTLTVPEYSNKRVSRPVQVYFYVSNGRRKRSPTQSFKFLPVIFKEEPLPDSSLRGFPSASGPPFGTDMDFSPPRPPYPSYPHEDPAYETPYLSEGFSYGTPPLYPQTGPPPSYRPGLRIFPETGGTTGCTRPPPVSFLPRPFPSDPYGGRGSPFPLGLPFSPPATFRPPLPSSPPNEGPFPPQSGVHPPPAEGYSEVGPSYGPGEGAPEQEKSRGGYSSSFRDGVPIQGITLEEVSEIIGRDLSGFPAPPGEEPPA, from the exons ATGGGGGCAGCAAGCTGCGAGGATGAGGAGCTGGAATTTAAGCTGGTGTTCGGGGAGGAAAAGGAGGCCCCCCCGCTGGGCGCGGGGGGATCGGGGGAAG AACTGGACTCGGAGGATGCCCCGCCATGCTGCCGTCTGGCCCTGGGGGAGCCCCCTCCCTATGGCGCTGCCCCTATTGGCATTCCCCGGCCTCCACCCCCTCGGCCTGGCATGCACTCACCACCACCCCGCCCGGCCCCCTCACCTGGCACTTGGGAGAGCCAGCCAGCCCGGTCAGTGAGGCTGGGGGGGCTGGGAGGCGGTTCCGGGGGTGCTGGGGGAGGCCGTGTTCTTGAGTGCCCCAGCATCCGCATCACCTCTATCTCtcccacgcctgaaccacctgccacactgGAGGACAACCCAGATGCCTGGGTGGATGGCTCCCCCAGGGATTACCCCCCACCAGAAGGCTTTGGAGGCTACCGAGAGGCAGGGGGCCAGGGCGGGGGCCCCTTCTTCAGCCCAAGCCCTGGCAGCAGCAGCCTGTCCTCGTGGAGCTTCTTCTCAGATGCCTCCGATGAGGCAGCCCTGTATGCGGCCTGCGACGAAGTGGAGTCTGAGCTCAATGAGGCGGCCTCGCGCTTTGGCCtgggctccccactgccctccccccGGGCCTCTCCTAGGCCGTGGACCCCGGATGACCCCTGGAACCTGTATGGTCCAAGCCCCGGAGGCCGGGGGCCGGAGGATAGCTGGCTACTCCTCAGCGCTCCTGGGCCCACCCCGGCCTCCCCACGGCCTGCCTCTCCATGTGGCAAGCGGCGCTATTCCAGCTCGGGAACCCCATCTTCGGCCTCCCCAGCTCTGTCCCGCCGAGGCAGTCtaggggaggaggggcctgagccACCTCCGCCACCCCCATTGCCTCTGGCCCGGGACCCTGGCTCCCCTGGCCCCTTTGACTACGTGGGGGCCCCACCTGCCGAGAGCATCCCACAGAAGACCCGGAGGACTTCCAGCGAGCAGGCAGTGGCCCTGCCTCGGTCTGAGGAGCCTGCCCCATGCAATGGAAAGCTGCCTTCTGGAGCAGAGGAGGCTGCAGCTCCCCCGGGGGGTCCTCGGAAGGAGGTGGCTGGCATGGACTACCTGGCAGTGCCCTCCCCACTGGCTTGGTCAAAGGCCCGGATTGGAGGACACAGCCCCATCTTCAG GACCTCTGCCCTACCCCCCCTTGACTGGCCTCTGCCAAGCCAGTATGAGCAGCTGGAGCTGAGGATCGAGGTGCAGCCTAGAGCCCACCACAGGGCCCACTATGAGACAGAGGGCAGCCGAGGAGCTGTCAAAGCTGCCCCTGGTGGTCACCCCGTAGTCAAG GTGCACCGTATCACGGGCAAGATGGTGGCCACAGCCAGCTATGAAGCTGTAGTCAGTGGTACCAAGGTGTTGGAGATGACCCTGCTTCCTGAGAACAACATGGCAGCCAA CATCGACTGTGCTGGAATCCTGAAGCTTCGGAATTCCGACATTGAGCTGCGGAAGGGTGAGACGGACATCGGGCGCAAGAACACACGTGTGCGGCTGGTATTCCGGGTACACGTGCCCCAGGGCAGCGGGAAGGTCGTCTCGGTGCAGACAGCATCTGTGCCTATCGAGTGCT CCCAGCGCTCAGCCCAGGAGCTGCCCCAGGTGGAGGCCTACAGCCCCAGTGCCTGCTCcgtgagaggaggagaggaactAGTGCTAACAGGCTCCAACTTCCTGCCGGACTCTAAGGTGGTATTCATTGAGAGGGGCCCTG ATGGAAAGCTgcagtgggaggaggaggccaCAGTGAACCGGTTGCAGAGCAATGAG GTGACGCTGACCCTGACCGTCCCCGAGTACAGCAACAAGCGGGTGTCCCGGCCGGTCCAGGTCTACTTTTATGTCTCCAATGGGCGGAGGAAGCGCAGCCCTACCCAGAGTTTCAAGTTCCTGCCTG TGATCTTCAAGGAGGAGCCCCTGCCAGACTCATCTCTCCGGGGTTTCCCTTCAGCATCGGGACCCCCCTTTGGCACTGACATGGACTTCTCACCACCCAGGCCCCCCTACCCCTCCTATCCCCATGAAGACCCTGCTTATGAAACTCCTTACCTGTCAGAAGGCTTCAGCTATGGCACGCCCCCTCTATACCCCCAGACGGGGCCCCCGCCATCCTACAGACCTGGCCTGCGGATATTCCCTGAGACTGGGGGTACCACAGGTTGTACCCGCCCACCTCCAGTCTCCTTCCTTCCCCGGCCTTTCCCTAGCGACCCCTATGGAGGACGGGGCTCCCCTTTTCCCCTGGGGCTGCCATTCTCTCCACCAGCCACCTTTCGGCCTCCACTGCCTTCATCCCCACCAAATGAaggccccttccctccccagagtGGTGTTCATCCCCCACCTGCTGAGGGGTACAGTGAGGTAGGGCCAAGCTatggccctggggagggggctccGGAGCAGGAGAAATCCAGGGGTGGCTACAGCAGCAGCTTCCGAGATGGAGTCCCTATCCAGGGTATCACGCTGGAGGAAG TGAGTGAGATCATTGGCCGAGACCTGAGTGGCTTCCCAGCGCCTCCTGGAGAAGAGCCTCCTGCCTGA
- the NFATC4 gene encoding nuclear factor of activated T-cells, cytoplasmic 4 isoform X1: MGAASCEDEELEFKLVFGEEKEAPPLGAGGSGEELDSEDAPPCCRLALGEPPPYGAAPIGIPRPPPPRPGMHSPPPRPAPSPGTWESQPARSVRLGGLGGGSGGAGGGRVLECPSIRITSISPTPEPPATLEDNPDAWVDGSPRDYPPPEGFGGYREAGGQGGGPFFSPSPGSSSLSSWSFFSDASDEAALYAACDEVESELNEAASRFGLGSPLPSPRASPRPWTPDDPWNLYGPSPGGRGPEDSWLLLSAPGPTPASPRPASPCGKRRYSSSGTPSSASPALSRRGSLGEEGPEPPPPPPLPLARDPGSPGPFDYVGAPPAESIPQKTRRTSSEQAVALPRSEEPAPCNGKLPSGAEEAAAPPGGPRKEVAGMDYLAVPSPLAWSKARIGGHSPIFRTSALPPLDWPLPSQYEQLELRIEVQPRAHHRAHYETEGSRGAVKAAPGGHPVVKLLGYSEKPLTLQMFIGTADERNLRPHAFYQVHRITGKMVATASYEAVVSGTKVLEMTLLPENNMAANIDCAGILKLRNSDIELRKGETDIGRKNTRVRLVFRVHVPQGSGKVVSVQTASVPIECSQRSAQELPQVEAYSPSACSVRGGEELVLTGSNFLPDSKVVFIERGPDGKLQWEEEATVNRLQSNEVTLTLTVPEYSNKRVSRPVQVYFYVSNGRRKRSPTQSFKFLPVIFKEEPLPDSSLRGFPSASGPPFGTDMDFSPPRPPYPSYPHEDPAYETPYLSEGFSYGTPPLYPQTGPPPSYRPGLRIFPETGGTTGCTRPPPVSFLPRPFPSDPYGGRGSPFPLGLPFSPPATFRPPLPSSPPNEGPFPPQSGVHPPPAEGYSEVGPSYGPGEGAPEQEKSRGGYSSSFRDGVPIQGITLEEVSEIIGRDLSGFPAPPGEEPPA; the protein is encoded by the exons ATGGGGGCAGCAAGCTGCGAGGATGAGGAGCTGGAATTTAAGCTGGTGTTCGGGGAGGAAAAGGAGGCCCCCCCGCTGGGCGCGGGGGGATCGGGGGAAG AACTGGACTCGGAGGATGCCCCGCCATGCTGCCGTCTGGCCCTGGGGGAGCCCCCTCCCTATGGCGCTGCCCCTATTGGCATTCCCCGGCCTCCACCCCCTCGGCCTGGCATGCACTCACCACCACCCCGCCCGGCCCCCTCACCTGGCACTTGGGAGAGCCAGCCAGCCCGGTCAGTGAGGCTGGGGGGGCTGGGAGGCGGTTCCGGGGGTGCTGGGGGAGGCCGTGTTCTTGAGTGCCCCAGCATCCGCATCACCTCTATCTCtcccacgcctgaaccacctgccacactgGAGGACAACCCAGATGCCTGGGTGGATGGCTCCCCCAGGGATTACCCCCCACCAGAAGGCTTTGGAGGCTACCGAGAGGCAGGGGGCCAGGGCGGGGGCCCCTTCTTCAGCCCAAGCCCTGGCAGCAGCAGCCTGTCCTCGTGGAGCTTCTTCTCAGATGCCTCCGATGAGGCAGCCCTGTATGCGGCCTGCGACGAAGTGGAGTCTGAGCTCAATGAGGCGGCCTCGCGCTTTGGCCtgggctccccactgccctccccccGGGCCTCTCCTAGGCCGTGGACCCCGGATGACCCCTGGAACCTGTATGGTCCAAGCCCCGGAGGCCGGGGGCCGGAGGATAGCTGGCTACTCCTCAGCGCTCCTGGGCCCACCCCGGCCTCCCCACGGCCTGCCTCTCCATGTGGCAAGCGGCGCTATTCCAGCTCGGGAACCCCATCTTCGGCCTCCCCAGCTCTGTCCCGCCGAGGCAGTCtaggggaggaggggcctgagccACCTCCGCCACCCCCATTGCCTCTGGCCCGGGACCCTGGCTCCCCTGGCCCCTTTGACTACGTGGGGGCCCCACCTGCCGAGAGCATCCCACAGAAGACCCGGAGGACTTCCAGCGAGCAGGCAGTGGCCCTGCCTCGGTCTGAGGAGCCTGCCCCATGCAATGGAAAGCTGCCTTCTGGAGCAGAGGAGGCTGCAGCTCCCCCGGGGGGTCCTCGGAAGGAGGTGGCTGGCATGGACTACCTGGCAGTGCCCTCCCCACTGGCTTGGTCAAAGGCCCGGATTGGAGGACACAGCCCCATCTTCAG GACCTCTGCCCTACCCCCCCTTGACTGGCCTCTGCCAAGCCAGTATGAGCAGCTGGAGCTGAGGATCGAGGTGCAGCCTAGAGCCCACCACAGGGCCCACTATGAGACAGAGGGCAGCCGAGGAGCTGTCAAAGCTGCCCCTGGTGGTCACCCCGTAGTCAAG CTCCTAGGCTACAGTGAGAAGCCACTGACCCTACAGATGTTCATTGGCACTGCAGATGAGAGGAACCTGCGGCCTCATGCTTTCTATCAGGTGCACCGTATCACGGGCAAGATGGTGGCCACAGCCAGCTATGAAGCTGTAGTCAGTGGTACCAAGGTGTTGGAGATGACCCTGCTTCCTGAGAACAACATGGCAGCCAA CATCGACTGTGCTGGAATCCTGAAGCTTCGGAATTCCGACATTGAGCTGCGGAAGGGTGAGACGGACATCGGGCGCAAGAACACACGTGTGCGGCTGGTATTCCGGGTACACGTGCCCCAGGGCAGCGGGAAGGTCGTCTCGGTGCAGACAGCATCTGTGCCTATCGAGTGCT CCCAGCGCTCAGCCCAGGAGCTGCCCCAGGTGGAGGCCTACAGCCCCAGTGCCTGCTCcgtgagaggaggagaggaactAGTGCTAACAGGCTCCAACTTCCTGCCGGACTCTAAGGTGGTATTCATTGAGAGGGGCCCTG ATGGAAAGCTgcagtgggaggaggaggccaCAGTGAACCGGTTGCAGAGCAATGAG GTGACGCTGACCCTGACCGTCCCCGAGTACAGCAACAAGCGGGTGTCCCGGCCGGTCCAGGTCTACTTTTATGTCTCCAATGGGCGGAGGAAGCGCAGCCCTACCCAGAGTTTCAAGTTCCTGCCTG TGATCTTCAAGGAGGAGCCCCTGCCAGACTCATCTCTCCGGGGTTTCCCTTCAGCATCGGGACCCCCCTTTGGCACTGACATGGACTTCTCACCACCCAGGCCCCCCTACCCCTCCTATCCCCATGAAGACCCTGCTTATGAAACTCCTTACCTGTCAGAAGGCTTCAGCTATGGCACGCCCCCTCTATACCCCCAGACGGGGCCCCCGCCATCCTACAGACCTGGCCTGCGGATATTCCCTGAGACTGGGGGTACCACAGGTTGTACCCGCCCACCTCCAGTCTCCTTCCTTCCCCGGCCTTTCCCTAGCGACCCCTATGGAGGACGGGGCTCCCCTTTTCCCCTGGGGCTGCCATTCTCTCCACCAGCCACCTTTCGGCCTCCACTGCCTTCATCCCCACCAAATGAaggccccttccctccccagagtGGTGTTCATCCCCCACCTGCTGAGGGGTACAGTGAGGTAGGGCCAAGCTatggccctggggagggggctccGGAGCAGGAGAAATCCAGGGGTGGCTACAGCAGCAGCTTCCGAGATGGAGTCCCTATCCAGGGTATCACGCTGGAGGAAG TGAGTGAGATCATTGGCCGAGACCTGAGTGGCTTCCCAGCGCCTCCTGGAGAAGAGCCTCCTGCCTGA